GGCGAGCGCCAGGGCCACCCCAGTCGTCAGAGACCCAAAGGCCATCTGATCTGGGTCCACGGCGCGAGCATCGGCGAGACCCTGTCCCTGCTGCCCGTCGTCGAGCGCCTGACCCAGCGCGGCCTTTCGGTCCTCGTGACCTCCGGAACCCGCACCTCGGCCGCCCTCATCGCACGCCGTCTGCCGCCCGGGGCGCTCCACCAGTTCATGCCTCTCGACGTGCCGCGCTACATGCGGCGCTTCCTCGATCACTGGCGGCCCGATCTCGCTCTCATCGCGGAATCCGAGATCTGGCCGAACACCGTCATGGCCCTCGACGAGCGGCATATTCCGCTCGTCCTGGTCAACGGGCGGATGTCGGACCGGTCCTTCAAGCGCTGGCAGAAATTTCCATCCGTCATCGGAGGGCTGCTGGAGCGCTTCGCCCTGTGCCTCGCCCAAAGCCAGGACGATGCGGCGCGGCTTGCCCAGCTGGGGGCGCCCCGCGTCCTCGTGACCGGCAATCTCAAATTCGACGCCTCCCCTCCTCCGGCCGATCCGCGTGTCGTCGCGCATCTGTCGGGGCTCATCGCGGGCCGTCCCGTCTGGCTCGCCGCCAGCACGCATGCGGGCGAGGAAGGCGTCATCGTCGCGGTGCACCGGGCGCTCGCCAAACGGCACCCGCAGCTGCTCACGATCATCGCGCCGCGCCATCCCCACCGCGGGCCCGAGGTAGCCGCCATCGCCACGCAGGCCGGTCTGCGCGCCGGCCGCCGCTCCGAAGGCATTCACCCCGACCGCGCCACCGACATCTATGTGGCCGACACGGTAGGGGAGATGGGCCTGTTCTACAGATTGTCCCCGATCGTCGTGATGGGCGGCTCCCTGGTCGCTCATGGAGGGCAAAACCCGATCGAGCCCGCCAAGCTCGGCGCGGCCAT
This window of the Microvirga sp. TS319 genome carries:
- a CDS encoding 3-deoxy-D-manno-octulosonic acid transferase — its product is MSTPFLFRAYRTATALLEPAVLGLLLWRQRKGREDRTRLGERQGHPSRQRPKGHLIWVHGASIGETLSLLPVVERLTQRGLSVLVTSGTRTSAALIARRLPPGALHQFMPLDVPRYMRRFLDHWRPDLALIAESEIWPNTVMALDERHIPLVLVNGRMSDRSFKRWQKFPSVIGGLLERFALCLAQSQDDAARLAQLGAPRVLVTGNLKFDASPPPADPRVVAHLSGLIAGRPVWLAASTHAGEEGVIVAVHRALAKRHPQLLTIIAPRHPHRGPEVAAIATQAGLRAGRRSEGIHPDRATDIYVADTVGEMGLFYRLSPIVVMGGSLVAHGGQNPIEPAKLGAAILHGPHVHNFDDVYAAIDEGRGALMVKDSTALARAVSELLSNPALARDMARAAGEAVQALGGAVERTMQSIDPFIAQAKLGARR